One segment of Streptomyces sp. YIM 121038 DNA contains the following:
- a CDS encoding putative baseplate assembly protein: MPLHSPNLDDRRFQQFVDDAKRYIQQRAPEWTDHNVSDPGVTLVETVAHMADQIVYRLNRVPEKNHLAFLDLVGITLFPPTAARTDVTFWLSAPREEAVAVPVGTEVTTLRTEAEDAVVFATERELRIVPCALARLVVQRRGEAVSDRSADLAEGNDVLCFAEAPQPGDCLLFGLTAAVPHCAVALELDSRVDGVGVDPRQPPLVWEAWTADGWQPCEVHRDTTGGLNRPGDVILHVPGGHVLSRNAGHEGGWLRCRVTEPLANQPFYAASPTVRAAEGCTVGGTTRVVHAETVYDEALGETTGLPGQRLRLAHAPVVGDDPPVLLQTAEHDGWQDWTVVPHFAESRPDDRHITLDAATGDIAFGPAVREPDGSLRQYGLVAPKGAVVRARRYRTGGGRTGNVARGAIRVLRTSIPYVTEVVNAEAAHGGVDGETVEEAKVRAPITLRAQERAVTLRDYEELARRAAPETARITCLEGRVDDYGAHAVRVLVVPQAVPDPGGRLRFEQLVPGDALLERITRHLDERRLIGTRLAVGPPYYQGVTVVATVHAFRGVETDQVRRAAHDALYRHLDPLTGGADGRGWPFGRPVQAGEVFAVLQRVPGVELVDEVVLHPADPLTGKRGDPTGRIDLERSALVFSFDHRVRVIGDAA, translated from the coding sequence ATGCCCCTGCACTCCCCCAACCTCGACGACCGCCGCTTCCAGCAGTTCGTCGACGACGCCAAGCGCTACATCCAGCAGCGCGCCCCGGAGTGGACCGACCACAACGTCTCCGATCCCGGCGTGACCCTCGTCGAGACGGTCGCGCACATGGCCGACCAGATCGTCTACCGGCTCAACCGCGTACCGGAGAAGAACCACCTGGCCTTCCTCGACCTGGTCGGCATCACGCTGTTCCCGCCGACCGCCGCGCGTACGGACGTCACGTTCTGGCTCTCGGCGCCCCGGGAGGAGGCGGTGGCGGTGCCGGTCGGAACCGAGGTGACCACGCTGCGCACGGAAGCCGAGGACGCGGTCGTCTTCGCCACCGAGCGGGAGCTGCGGATCGTGCCCTGCGCGCTGGCGCGCCTGGTGGTGCAGCGCCGCGGCGAGGCCGTCTCCGACCGGAGTGCCGACCTCGCCGAGGGCAACGACGTGCTGTGCTTCGCCGAGGCGCCGCAGCCGGGCGACTGCCTGCTGTTCGGCCTGACGGCGGCCGTCCCGCACTGCGCCGTCGCGCTGGAACTCGACAGCCGCGTCGACGGCGTCGGCGTCGACCCCCGCCAGCCGCCGCTCGTGTGGGAGGCCTGGACCGCGGACGGCTGGCAGCCGTGCGAGGTCCACCGCGACACCACCGGCGGCCTCAACCGGCCCGGGGACGTGATCCTGCACGTGCCCGGCGGCCACGTCCTGTCCCGCAACGCGGGCCACGAGGGCGGCTGGCTGCGCTGCCGCGTCACCGAGCCCCTGGCGAACCAGCCCTTCTACGCCGCCTCGCCGACGGTGCGTGCCGCGGAGGGCTGCACGGTCGGCGGCACCACCCGGGTGGTCCACGCCGAGACGGTGTACGACGAGGCCCTCGGCGAGACCACGGGGCTCCCCGGGCAGCGCCTGCGGCTCGCCCACGCGCCGGTCGTCGGTGACGACCCGCCGGTGCTGCTCCAGACCGCCGAGCACGACGGCTGGCAGGACTGGACGGTGGTTCCGCACTTCGCCGAGTCCCGCCCGGACGACCGGCACATCACCCTCGACGCGGCCACCGGCGACATCGCCTTCGGCCCCGCGGTCCGCGAACCCGACGGCTCCCTGCGCCAGTACGGCCTCGTCGCCCCCAAGGGGGCGGTCGTCCGCGCCCGCCGCTACCGCACCGGCGGCGGCCGGACCGGTAACGTGGCGCGCGGCGCGATACGCGTCCTGCGCACCTCCATCCCGTACGTCACCGAGGTCGTGAACGCGGAGGCCGCGCACGGCGGCGTCGACGGCGAGACGGTCGAGGAGGCCAAGGTCCGGGCGCCGATCACGCTCCGCGCCCAGGAGCGCGCCGTGACGCTGCGCGACTACGAGGAGCTCGCCCGCCGTGCCGCCCCGGAGACCGCCCGCATCACGTGCCTGGAGGGCAGGGTCGACGACTACGGGGCGCACGCGGTGCGCGTCCTCGTCGTGCCGCAGGCCGTGCCCGACCCCGGCGGGCGGCTCCGCTTCGAGCAACTCGTGCCGGGCGACGCCCTGTTGGAGCGCATCACCCGCCACCTCGACGAGCGCCGCCTCATCGGCACCAGGCTGGCCGTGGGCCCGCCGTACTACCAGGGCGTCACCGTGGTGGCCACGGTCCACGCCTTCCGCGGGGTGGAGACCGACCAGGTGCGGCGCGCGGCCCACGACGCCCTGTACCGCCATCTCGACCCGCTGACCGGTGGCGCGGACGGCCGCGGCTGGCCCTTCGGCCGTCCGGTCCAGGCGGGCGAGGTCTTCGCCGTGCTGCAACGGGTGCCCGGCGTCGAGCTGGTCGACGAGGTCGTCCTGCACCCCGCCGACCCGCTGACCGGCAAGCGCGGCGACCCGACCGGCCGCATCGACCTGGAGCGGTCCGCCCTGGTGTTCTCCTTCGACCACCGCGTCCGCGTGATCGGAGACGCCGCATGA
- a CDS encoding VgrG-related protein, with translation MGSTAFSSIIKVRLGGTELTDEQARTLVDGWVDQGAGMPAAFRLTFRDPHRLLLKELGVTFGTDVVLTPVADGQGAGDPLFTGEVTALEADYDGTGSFTVIRGYDLGHRFLRRRRVVAYTNETASSIVRKLAGLAGVPVGTIESSGASYEFISQANVTDWDFIARLADENNMVMSLDAEGRFNFVSPKPSSGAPSPKSEKNPLVLKSGIDILRLRTSVTAADQVAEVEVRGYDVATAREIVETSSSAKNPVFSLGTSPRRAAGAFKKTKLVQTSMPYDKRPEVKHAADALYDDVSSSFSELEVLVHGNPKLRPGLPVALGDVGWPFQGKYTTTSVRHVFGNGQRYESWVTVSGRQWRSLYGLTSGGTASEPRLPGVANAVVTDVDTKDEQARVKLKFPWLDDTYVSDWTRCVHLGGKRGGGIFPLDVGDEVLVGFDRGALDHPFVIGGLYNGKDKPTRNKAPLYSGARNQASRHTISDRTGNRVDLLSQRVGAHRGVRLATGDDKLTVHLDRAKTEITVDSKGSVTIKGGRSVSVQAGADLSLSAKGNVSIKSGGMLNMRAASAVNVNAGGGGFSVNASFLNVRAGGLATISTAGILSLTSAAGMTLTSSNINLTGAVLINRKPLPF, from the coding sequence ATGGGCAGCACCGCGTTCTCCAGCATCATCAAGGTGAGGCTCGGCGGCACCGAACTCACCGACGAGCAGGCCCGGACGCTCGTCGACGGCTGGGTCGACCAGGGCGCCGGGATGCCCGCCGCGTTCCGCCTCACCTTCCGCGACCCGCACCGGCTGCTCCTGAAGGAGCTGGGCGTGACGTTCGGCACCGACGTGGTGCTCACCCCGGTGGCCGACGGGCAGGGCGCGGGCGACCCGCTCTTCACCGGCGAGGTCACCGCCCTGGAGGCCGACTACGACGGCACCGGCTCCTTCACCGTCATCCGCGGCTACGACCTCGGCCACCGCTTCCTGCGCCGGCGCCGCGTGGTCGCGTACACGAACGAGACCGCGTCCTCGATCGTGCGGAAGCTGGCCGGGCTCGCGGGCGTGCCCGTGGGGACGATCGAGTCCTCCGGCGCGAGCTACGAGTTCATCAGCCAGGCCAACGTCACCGACTGGGACTTCATCGCCCGCCTCGCGGACGAGAACAACATGGTGATGTCCCTCGACGCCGAGGGCCGGTTCAACTTCGTCTCGCCGAAGCCCTCGTCGGGCGCGCCCTCGCCGAAGAGCGAGAAGAACCCCCTCGTCCTGAAGTCCGGGATCGACATCCTGCGCCTTCGCACCTCCGTGACCGCCGCCGACCAGGTGGCCGAGGTGGAGGTGCGCGGTTACGACGTCGCCACCGCGCGCGAGATCGTGGAGACGTCGAGCAGCGCGAAGAATCCGGTCTTCTCCCTCGGCACCTCGCCCCGGCGCGCCGCGGGCGCCTTCAAGAAGACCAAGCTCGTGCAGACCTCGATGCCCTACGACAAGCGGCCCGAGGTCAAGCACGCCGCCGACGCCCTCTACGACGACGTGTCCTCCTCCTTCTCCGAACTGGAGGTGCTCGTCCACGGCAACCCCAAGCTGCGCCCCGGGCTGCCCGTGGCGCTCGGCGACGTCGGCTGGCCCTTCCAGGGCAAGTACACGACGACGTCCGTACGGCACGTGTTCGGCAACGGGCAGCGCTACGAGTCCTGGGTGACGGTCAGCGGCCGCCAGTGGCGCTCCCTGTACGGGCTCACCTCGGGCGGCACGGCGAGCGAGCCGCGGCTGCCCGGCGTGGCCAACGCCGTGGTCACGGACGTCGACACGAAGGACGAACAGGCCCGTGTGAAGCTGAAGTTCCCCTGGCTGGACGACACGTACGTCAGTGACTGGACGCGCTGTGTGCACCTCGGCGGGAAGCGCGGCGGCGGCATCTTCCCGCTGGACGTGGGCGACGAGGTCCTCGTCGGCTTCGACCGGGGCGCGCTCGACCACCCCTTCGTGATCGGCGGCCTCTACAACGGCAAGGACAAGCCGACCCGGAACAAGGCCCCGCTGTACTCCGGGGCGCGCAACCAGGCCAGCCGCCACACCATCTCCGACCGCACCGGCAACCGCGTCGACCTGCTCAGCCAGCGCGTGGGCGCCCACCGGGGCGTCAGGCTCGCCACGGGCGACGACAAGCTGACCGTCCACCTGGACCGCGCCAAGACCGAGATCACCGTGGACAGCAAGGGCTCGGTCACCATCAAGGGCGGCCGCTCCGTGTCCGTCCAGGCGGGCGCGGACCTCAGCCTGAGCGCCAAGGGCAACGTGTCCATCAAGAGCGGCGGAATGCTCAACATGCGGGCCGCGAGCGCGGTCAACGTGAACGCGGGCGGCGGCGGTTTCAGCGTCAACGCCTCGTTCCTCAACGTGCGGGCCGGCGGCCTCGCGACCATCAGTACCGCCGGGATCCTGTCGCTCACCTCCGCCGCCGGCATGACGCTGACCTCGTCCAACATCAATCTGACCGGCGCGGTCCTGATCAACCGCAAACCGCTCCCCTTCTGA
- a CDS encoding GPW/gp25 family protein: protein MAEQFVGSGWAFPLRIGPTGGIALVSGEREIEEAIRLVLATAPGERPMRPEFGCAIHDLVFAPVNEQTAGRIQHEVHLSLDRWEPRIEVRSVEVSTGTDQSVLYIDVRYAIRGTNNPRSLVFPFYVIPSHEEPGAPEAPAGPGSPESDR, encoded by the coding sequence ATGGCCGAACAGTTCGTCGGCTCCGGCTGGGCGTTCCCGCTGCGCATCGGGCCCACCGGCGGCATCGCCCTGGTCAGCGGGGAGCGCGAGATCGAGGAGGCCATCCGGCTCGTCCTCGCCACCGCGCCCGGCGAGCGGCCGATGCGCCCGGAGTTCGGCTGCGCCATCCACGACCTGGTGTTCGCCCCGGTCAACGAGCAGACCGCGGGCCGCATCCAGCACGAGGTGCACCTGAGCCTGGACCGCTGGGAGCCGCGCATCGAGGTCCGGAGCGTGGAGGTCAGCACGGGCACCGACCAGAGCGTGCTCTACATCGACGTCCGCTACGCGATCCGCGGCACGAACAACCCGCGCAGCCTCGTCTTCCCCTTCTACGTCATTCCCTCCCACGAGGAGCCCGGGGCCCCGGAGGCGCCCGCCGGCCCCGGCTCCCCCGAAAGCGACCGCTGA